The Dehalobacter sp. DCM sequence CCTCTTCGGCACAAGACAGACATAATGTCATGCCATCTTTCTCTACATCCCTGGCATCCATCACTTTTTCTCCGCATTGGCTGCATTGGATAGACCGCAGCGGCTTCCCGGGTAAATCCCGCGGCAGGATATCCACGGTCACTTTCTCTACTTTGAAAAGATCTCGGTCATCAAACCCCTCCCAAAACTGATAGGGATCAGCATCATCCGGCATTTGAATATTTGCTGCAGAACTCAAACGGACCGCTTCGTTCGTTTGGAGATTTAGAAAAGTCGCAGCCATTTTTCCATAGTTAACGAGTTTCAGCCGTTTACGCCCTAATGTACAGCCTGTTACGACACAGATCGCATCGGAAGCACATCGATCGATTTCCACGTAGACGATCAAATCCTTAAATGTTAGCGGATCTTCAATACCCAATAGTTTTGATCCAAAGCGGGCCATCCGGACGCCGATGAACATTCCTGCACATAAATGTCCGTGATAAGCTGAAGCAGCCTCTAAATCTTCTTTAAATGTACGCATTTCAATCCCTCTTCCCATTATTCTAATTCTCAAATCGATTATTAGAATATCGGTTTGCATGATGGCTGATTTAGGTGTCACACCAAATCGATACGCATTTCTCATTCTCCGATATGACCACGTATAAAAAATGCTCCGCGTAATCACAGAGCATTAGGGTATCAAGTCAGATCATGCTGTGCTCCTTTTCAAGCGTGAAGGCAAGTCCGTTTCCAGACGCACCCTGTGGGTGTTAACCCAGTCTGTTTCCCATAGAAATATCTTTAGGCAAACAGCTCGGAGAATATTTATTTTTTTCACTTGCGACATCGTATAAGCCAACACAAACAAACAATAACTAATATAAACATTATAATTTTGCGGCAACACAATGTCAATACACTATATAAACTAACAACAACTAAATACAATTCAAAAACATATTCTTTCGATTCAAGCAAATTGTTTTGCCAACTCTTTTTCGATTGTCTTAGTGATGGTTGCCAAACCATGGCTCCTGGAATAGCATACATTTTTTTTGTACTTTTTAACGGATTCTTTTGCTTCCCACATACTCAAATGCGAACATGCATCTTGAACAATGATGACATAATCAGAATCTCTGATTAAATTATTCAGGACTTTCTTATTTCGTTTTTTGGGATAACCGTCATGACATCGTATCTGATTATTAGCCATCAGCTCACTCTCTCTACTGAAGGCTCCTATGTTAAAACCGCCAATTATTGCAATCTTCATTCCGTTTACCTCCTAATTTGTACATTATCAACTGAACTCTATATCCCAAAACAAAAAAACAAATTTCTGCTGCTTTGCCCTGTAATACTGAATTAAAGGTTAAAAAATATTGATTGCAGAATAAGAAGGCATCTTCCTGACCCGTGCCAAATAATGAATGGCATTTTCCGTCAATACCTCTATCTGTCTAATCCCAACGGCTTTTAGGAGTGCCACTTCTAATTGGCCTAAAGGTGCCAATGCCGGAGCAATTAACTGATTCTTCTGCAGAAGCGAACCTGCCAGAATAATATTTTGTCCGGGCTGGGGTATTTTAACTATTTTAAGTTTATCGTCAGCGTCAATTTCATACTCATCTAATGGAACGACGGCATCAAATCCATATGGAATCTCCATGCCGGCCTTCCTGTAAATATATTCGTAACCTTCACTCCATTCTTCAGCATCTAATAAATTGAAATAAATTGTTTTGACAGCAATTCCATCCACCATACTCACCGAGTTTTTAGGCAGATCTTTTTCTGAGACGATTTTTCGGTAATTCAATCTTCCCATGGCGTCTTGAATTGCAATGGTTTCTATTTTATTTTCAGTATTAGCTTGTTCATCTTTTAACTTCGGTTGAATCTGATAAGGTTCGTTGTTATATGGATCCATTTTCATGATGATTCCACCTTTCAATCAAATTAAATGAAATAACCTATTCTCCAGAGAAGTGATAAAAAATTACCGCTTTAGCTCATTCATAACCTCGTGGGAATAAGTTCATCCGTAAACAAAATGGCTCCACTTGAAAGAAGTGGAGCCATTAATCAACAGCTTCAATGTCACCGACATCGCGCACTCCTTTACTATGTGAAGGCATATCCGTTTCCAGACATACCCCGAGGGCTCTTGGCCCTGGCCGGAAACCATCGATGATTCATTAGGTATTCCGGCTTGGAGATATTTAGTTTTGGTACTTAGTATTACATAAACTAACATCAACTAAGATAAGCTAATAAGTATATTTTATATCATTTTCATTATATTTCAATAGGGCAGCGCAAAAAACTTTTTTTTATATCAAATTCCCAAGCAGATACATATCAGGTCTGCGCAATTAACATTGATCATGTATGCGCCATGTCTATACTCATCTTCTTACCTTCCTGAAGCGGACTACGTCTTTATCACCGGGACAGCATTTACAAACAAGAACAATGCCGAGATTGCTAGAGCTGTCTAGAAAGGCAAAACGATTCTTGTTGGTCCGAGTGTGCCAATATCACGCACACTGTTTAACTATGGTGTTGATCAGATTGCCGGTCTGGTGGCATCGGATCCAGCTCAAATATTGGAAGCTGTAAAGTTGTCACATTTTTATAGCCTCTCATTTCATACATATTTCTTTGTCATACCACCCGCTACGCCCATTAAATTGTTTGTATTTCTGTTATGACAGCGAAAGTGATTTCAGCCACTTTTTTCCTTCTGATTTTTCAAGTCCAATGGTACATGGATATATCTAACATTACACAATAAATAACAATTAAAATCAGGACTTTATTTACTTATGTTGGATAATATTTTTATATTGCCTGATCCAATTTTAAGCAAGATAAATGTTGCTTTGAAAATATAGTAAATTAATTTGTAAAAAAAAATATAATTTTACTATTTACCAATTGCCATTAATTCG is a genomic window containing:
- a CDS encoding DUF2325 domain-containing protein, translated to MKIAIIGGFNIGAFSRESELMANNQIRCHDGYPKKRNKKVLNNLIRDSDYVIIVQDACSHLSMWEAKESVKKYKKNVCYSRSHGLATITKTIEKELAKQFA
- a CDS encoding FmdE family protein is translated as MRTFKEDLEAASAYHGHLCAGMFIGVRMARFGSKLLGIEDPLTFKDLIVYVEIDRCASDAICVVTGCTLGRKRLKLVNYGKMAATFLNLQTNEAVRLSSAANIQMPDDADPYQFWEGFDDRDLFKVEKVTVDILPRDLPGKPLRSIQCSQCGEKVMDARDVEKDGMTLCLSCAEEAYYRKL
- a CDS encoding Rossmann-like domain-containing protein, whose protein sequence is MLVGPSVPISRTLFNYGVDQIAGLVASDPAQILEAVKLSHFYSLSFHTYFFVIPPATPIKLFVFLL